In Citrus sinensis cultivar Valencia sweet orange chromosome 2, DVS_A1.0, whole genome shotgun sequence, a single genomic region encodes these proteins:
- the LOC127900320 gene encoding protein ALP1-like codes for MDNDEEEFDQLVCVIVVLMHHYYLTFIHKEPCMNSTQTGHKWLIEILGGNVSRCFNMFRMNSDAFLRLCTDLEDNYGLKSSRRTCGAEMLGMFLYILGQSVGNRSTMERFQHSGETVSRYFDKVLDSVCRMSVDLIKPLDPDFITTPKEISEDSRYMSYFKDCIGAIDGVHIPASISPEDQIPFIGRKGTPTQNVMAVCSFDMQFIFAVAGWEGSAHDARVFQTTITNPAFNFPNPPPGKYYLVDVGYPELCEYLGPYKGERYHLPEIRRGSQPMGYKELFNYKHSSLRSVIERTFEVWKNTWKILRSMPSYPFKKQVKIVIATMALHNYIRRYSQNNDHFDEMTDEPSHSISEHITSHEESYETIDSTTQDIIILKDGIAASLMEAQQ; via the exons atggatAATGATGAAGAGGAGTTTGACCAGCTTGTTTGTGTAATAGTTGTTTTGATgcatcattattatttgacatttatccATAAGGAGCCTTGTATGAATTCTACTCAAACAGGGCATAAATGGTTGATAGAAATACTTGGTGGAAATGTAAGCAGGTGCTTTAACATGTTTCGAATGAATAGTGATgcatttttaagattatgCACAGACTTAGAAGATAATTATGGGTTAAAGAGTTCAAGGAGAACATGTGGCGCTGAGATGTTAGGAATGTTTTTGTATATACTAGGACAAAGTGTAGGAAATCGGTCAACAATGGAGCGGTTCCAACATTCTGGTGAGACTGTGAGTAGATATTTTGACAAGGTATTAGATAGTGTGTGTCGTATGTCCGTAGATTTGATAAAACCGTTGGATCCTGACTTTATTACCACTCCCAAAGAGATATCTGAAGATTCAAGATATATGTCTTACTTTAAGGATTGTATTGGTGCTATTGATGGTGTTCATATACCTGCCTCAATATCTCCGGAGGATCAAATTCCATTTATTGGTAGAAAAGGGACACCAACTCAAAATGTAATGGCTGTATGTAGCTTTGATATGCAATTCATATTTGCAGTGGCTGGTTGGGAAGGCAGTGCCCATGATGCAAGGGTATTTCAAACAACTATTACGAATCCTGCATTCAATTTTCCAAACCCTCCTCCAG gaaaatattatttagtagaTGTAGGATATCCGGAGTTATGTGAGTACTTAGGACCATATAAGGGTGAAAGATATCACCTTCCTGAAATTCGTAGAGGTAGCCAACCAATGGGTTATAAAGAATTGTTCAACTACAAGCACTCTTCCTTGAGAAGTGTTATTGAGCGTACTTTTGAGGTTTGGAAGAATACATGGAAGATTTTACGAAGTATGCCAAGCTATCCATTCAAGAAGCAGGTGAAAATAGTTATTGCTACCATGGCCTTGCATAATTATATCAGAAGATATTCACAAAATAATGATCATTTTGATGAAATGACAGATGAACCAAGTCATAGTATTAGCGAACATATTACATCTCATGAAGAAAGTTATGAAACAATTGATAGCACAACTCAAGATATAATAATCTTGAAAGATGGCATTGCTGCAAGTTTAATGGAGGCACAACAAtag